The following coding sequences lie in one Chthonomonadales bacterium genomic window:
- a CDS encoding TolC family protein produces MSQSATLAALLAALLAAGPAFAQARPATALSGDARRIAGPLSVRQAVEIALRENPAMLAARADAAEAAAGTRSARAMTLPQVSANGYLTSGDMSSMVDSAPDVTPPSARMVPPGGVAIANLTLMAPLYTGGRLRGMVRAAEARERAATAGIGSEAATAALEVKRAYYGALLAAAMADVAGARVTADQEAVANARALLEVGRGIEASVRRAEAELSDAERMLATARNERAAALLNLSAALGASPDSEITLSDSLAFEPPASGLETQIADAARLRPELSAARDRVQAATADLDAARGSLAPQVYALGMADADTRSRGSSERGYTLGLALSLPLFDAGQRRAEVDGARAREGRARAELRAAELRVGTEVRQAWLDVQTGAENYRTAQAAVRAAQEAYDVTALRVRNQKAIQVELLDAIAALTQARTNVAQALYDHALAVARLQRAVGRT; encoded by the coding sequence ATGAGCCAATCAGCTACGCTCGCCGCCCTGCTGGCAGCCCTGCTTGCCGCGGGCCCAGCCTTCGCTCAGGCCAGGCCGGCCACGGCGCTGTCCGGGGATGCGCGGCGAATCGCCGGCCCGCTCAGCGTGCGGCAGGCGGTCGAGATCGCGCTCCGTGAGAACCCCGCGATGCTCGCGGCCCGCGCCGACGCCGCCGAGGCGGCCGCCGGCACTCGATCCGCGCGCGCCATGACCTTACCGCAGGTCTCGGCCAACGGCTACCTGACCTCCGGCGACATGAGCAGCATGGTCGACTCCGCGCCAGACGTGACTCCGCCCAGCGCGCGAATGGTGCCGCCGGGCGGGGTCGCGATCGCCAACCTGACCCTGATGGCGCCTCTCTACACCGGCGGACGGCTGCGCGGCATGGTGCGGGCGGCCGAGGCCCGCGAGCGCGCCGCCACGGCCGGCATCGGAAGCGAGGCCGCGACCGCCGCCCTCGAGGTGAAGCGGGCCTACTACGGAGCACTGCTCGCCGCCGCCATGGCCGACGTCGCCGGGGCCCGCGTGACGGCCGACCAGGAAGCTGTCGCCAATGCGCGCGCTCTTCTCGAGGTCGGCCGGGGCATCGAGGCGAGCGTCCGTCGCGCCGAAGCCGAGCTCTCGGATGCCGAGCGCATGCTCGCCACCGCGCGCAATGAGCGCGCCGCGGCGCTCCTCAACCTGAGCGCCGCCCTCGGCGCGAGCCCGGACTCCGAGATCACGCTCTCCGACTCGCTGGCGTTCGAGCCGCCGGCCAGCGGCCTGGAGACGCAGATCGCCGACGCGGCGCGCCTGCGGCCCGAGCTGTCCGCCGCGCGGGATCGTGTGCAGGCGGCCACCGCCGACCTCGACGCGGCGCGCGGGTCGCTGGCGCCGCAGGTCTACGCGCTCGGCATGGCGGACGCCGACACGCGATCCCGCGGGTCGTCCGAGCGTGGCTACACCCTGGGACTCGCCCTGAGCCTGCCGTTGTTCGACGCAGGGCAGCGCCGGGCCGAGGTGGACGGCGCGCGCGCCCGCGAGGGCCGGGCCCGGGCCGAACTGCGCGCCGCCGAGCTGCGCGTGGGCACGGAGGTCCGCCAGGCGTGGCTCGACGTGCAGACCGGCGCCGAGAACTATCGCACCGCGCAGGCCGCCGTCCGCGCGGCGCAGGAGGCCTACGACGTGACCGCCCTGCGCGTGCGGAACCAGAAGGCCATCCAGGTGGAGCTTCTGGACGCCATCGCCGCGCTGACGCAGGCGCGGACCAACGTGGCCCAGGCGCTCTACGACCACGCGCTGGCCGTCGCCAGGCTCCAGCGCGCCGTGGGAAGGACCTAA
- a CDS encoding efflux RND transporter periplasmic adaptor subunit, whose translation MKRVTMIAALMAATLAMAPGAARLAFAAVTGQAGPYRVEVRTNPPVIPVGKVRMTITLSDTAGKPVEDASVRAIVQMPGMQMGEKETRAAPVPGSPGEYETEAAFMMAGAYEATVTIDGPAGAATARIPLETGMDTAGAGGGFPYAWVLAALLAAALAAFVIHRMRRTGQRVNWRAALRPATLAELLLIGVMIAIAVYGVRHWRRPGAMTPIEAQAMEMETPPPPGTAPVTLATVTRGPFVSTVRYTGQAVGYNERDVIARAQGWIVWMPFYAGDRVKDGQLLARLDTSQQNPQVARQEAAVAMARQGVGVAEREHRQALAGVSEARALVAARRDGQAGAQADVAAARADRADAAAELEAAGTRVEAARAGLQAAEADWQYWQQELEREKMLLERGAVSREEYQREAAQASASEAKLKQARSEVAQAQAQVRSAQARVARAEAAIAAAGRKASQAASEIRASEAAVRSAEAAASAARQRIAQSGAAVAQARAELSGAATAREYSEVRAQGDGVVTERVVSPGTLVNPGQAILRVAQVRPIRLQANVAESDLSRIRPGARVLARGPDAGKRSVVARVTSIAPAVDPISRTGLVEALHANSDGRFVPGQYVVMDIAIGGSEDALSVPTAAIRTRVETAPGAEAEGTTSYVWVASPAADGGERTVRAASVRVGASERDMTRVLSGLREGQQVVVEGGEGLHEGDTVTVPEADQAPEARPAMPGHEMPAAPGHEMPGAAGANEATVEVSSRGFTPDRLTVRAGVPARVTFVRKDEQNCGQEVLLPEYGIRKALPLNQPVTIEFTPRKGELEFTCGMKMLRGKVVAR comes from the coding sequence ATGAAGAGGGTGACGATGATCGCCGCGCTGATGGCCGCCACGCTGGCGATGGCGCCGGGCGCCGCCAGGCTGGCCTTCGCGGCCGTGACGGGGCAGGCCGGCCCCTACCGGGTGGAGGTGCGGACGAACCCGCCGGTGATCCCGGTGGGCAAGGTCCGCATGACGATCACGCTGTCGGACACGGCCGGCAAGCCGGTTGAGGATGCCAGCGTCCGTGCGATCGTCCAGATGCCCGGGATGCAGATGGGCGAGAAGGAGACCAGGGCCGCGCCCGTGCCGGGGAGTCCGGGGGAGTACGAGACCGAGGCCGCCTTCATGATGGCGGGCGCCTACGAGGCCACCGTCACCATTGACGGCCCGGCCGGCGCGGCCACGGCCCGAATCCCGCTGGAGACCGGGATGGACACCGCCGGCGCGGGCGGCGGGTTCCCGTACGCCTGGGTCCTGGCGGCCCTCCTCGCCGCGGCGCTCGCCGCCTTCGTGATCCACCGCATGCGGCGCACGGGCCAGCGCGTCAACTGGCGGGCTGCTCTGAGGCCGGCAACACTCGCGGAGCTCCTGCTCATCGGTGTCATGATCGCCATCGCTGTGTATGGAGTGCGCCACTGGCGACGGCCCGGCGCGATGACGCCCATCGAGGCGCAGGCCATGGAGATGGAAACGCCGCCCCCACCCGGCACCGCGCCCGTCACGCTGGCCACCGTGACTCGCGGCCCGTTCGTGAGCACGGTGCGCTACACCGGCCAGGCCGTTGGCTACAACGAGCGCGACGTGATCGCCCGGGCGCAGGGCTGGATAGTGTGGATGCCGTTCTACGCGGGCGACCGCGTGAAGGACGGCCAGCTCCTGGCGCGGCTGGATACCAGTCAGCAGAACCCGCAGGTGGCGCGGCAGGAGGCCGCCGTCGCCATGGCCCGGCAGGGCGTCGGCGTGGCGGAGCGCGAGCACCGCCAGGCGCTAGCGGGCGTGAGCGAGGCGCGGGCGCTCGTCGCCGCTCGGCGCGACGGGCAGGCCGGAGCGCAGGCGGACGTGGCCGCCGCGCGCGCGGACCGCGCGGACGCCGCCGCCGAGCTCGAGGCGGCCGGAACGCGAGTCGAGGCCGCCCGGGCGGGCTTGCAGGCCGCAGAGGCAGACTGGCAGTATTGGCAACAAGAGCTCGAGCGCGAGAAGATGCTACTCGAGCGCGGGGCCGTATCGCGCGAGGAGTACCAGCGCGAGGCCGCGCAGGCCTCGGCGTCCGAGGCGAAGCTGAAGCAGGCCCGCTCCGAGGTGGCTCAGGCGCAGGCTCAGGTGCGCTCGGCGCAGGCGCGCGTTGCGCGCGCCGAGGCGGCGATCGCTGCGGCGGGGCGCAAGGCATCGCAAGCGGCCTCGGAGATCCGCGCCTCCGAGGCGGCCGTCCGCTCGGCGGAGGCCGCCGCGAGCGCGGCCCGCCAGCGCATCGCCCAGTCGGGCGCCGCGGTCGCGCAGGCCCGCGCCGAGCTCTCCGGGGCGGCGACCGCGCGCGAGTACAGCGAGGTCCGCGCGCAGGGCGACGGGGTGGTCACAGAGCGCGTGGTCAGCCCCGGAACGCTGGTCAACCCGGGCCAGGCGATCCTCCGTGTCGCCCAGGTGCGCCCGATTCGCCTGCAGGCCAACGTGGCGGAGTCCGACCTCTCGCGCATACGGCCCGGCGCCCGAGTCCTCGCGCGCGGCCCCGACGCCGGCAAGCGGTCCGTCGTGGCGCGCGTCACCTCGATCGCGCCGGCCGTGGACCCGATCTCCCGGACCGGCCTTGTTGAGGCACTCCACGCCAACAGCGACGGGCGGTTCGTGCCCGGTCAGTACGTCGTGATGGACATCGCCATCGGAGGCAGCGAGGACGCGCTGAGCGTGCCCACGGCCGCCATCCGGACGCGCGTCGAGACCGCCCCGGGCGCCGAGGCGGAGGGAACCACCTCCTACGTGTGGGTCGCCTCGCCGGCCGCCGACGGCGGCGAGCGGACGGTGCGCGCCGCCAGCGTGCGCGTGGGCGCGAGCGAACGCGATATGACGCGGGTGCTCTCCGGCCTGCGGGAGGGTCAGCAGGTAGTGGTGGAGGGCGGCGAGGGTCTGCACGAGGGCGACACGGTGACCGTGCCCGAAGCCGACCAGGCTCCCGAGGCCCGCCCCGCGATGCCCGGACACGAGATGCCGGCCGCGCCGGGACACGAGATGCCGGGGGCCGCGGGGGCCAACGAGGCCACCGTCGAGGTGAGCTCGCGCGGCTTCACGCCCGATCGCCTGACGGTGCGCGCCGGCGTGCCCGCCCGCGTCACGTTCGTTCGCAAAGACGAACAGAACTGCGGGCAGGAGGTGCTGCTGCCGGAATACGGCATCCGCAAGGCGCTGCCGCTGAACCAGCCGGTGACGATCGAGTTCACACCTCGCAAAGGCGAGCTCGAGTTCACGTGCGGCATGAAGATGCTGCGCGGCAAGGTGGTGGCGCGATGA
- a CDS encoding efflux RND transporter permease subunit, whose amino-acid sequence MSADRRAGTGGSAPEHGGRGLNALHMIHRWSIDHPYVIIAFYVAMVAMAWLAVTRAMPRRFMPYVESPMLGVVTMMPGLSAQEMEIYVSKPIEEQLVNIQGMRFIRSTSQDGFSIVTLEFDYGHNMRRALFDVQALMNVVQASLPATGANLKPSWVVPIDPLNLPVLSLSLRGDPARGWDMARVREVADNAVVNRLKRVPDVYSVVPFGGYRRQLQVVVDRNKLAAYRLSILDVRDAIDRYNVSRPAGNLTSGGSEAIVRVDTLALSARDVLNYPIAGFTPGQATLAAPAPAAPEAMGAMGGGSPPSAAAPAAPTAAPGDVSPRIVYVRDVAKVIDAYWERRSGYHYLKHDPGTAGEVIPSVQVSIIQNPDASSARVVPAVMEELRGIETNNPGLSFEVAYDNARFVNVLFRNVWDELLVAVLLTGLAVLLFLGEWRGTLIAMITLPTSLAMAVLLMLPFGMTFNSGTLIGLLLSIGRLVDDSIIDIHAVERHLRMGKSARDATIDGIAEVRLAVIATTVMMVLALTPLLFTGGITEMMFRELVWPLIFGLLASMLVSFTLTALLCANLLRPESARDADRRRPVLRWLYVVLDPFQRGLDRLETGYAHAIRWMLKHRFANLVRISATVVLGFTFYYFIGSEMMPLADVGQASGLLEMQPGTSYAGTERAVRRLEQIMLKHPELEKASIEIGAESMFESWSPYYTGYQMPQVNAAAMMLTFSDKDERRRTIWEVMDAVQAEALRTIPGIRRLQIKEMGSDVMATAAAPIHVNVYGPDLATLDRIGGQVLAVARRMPDLFQPARTWAMGLPDYQIDVDPARAQGLGLSPESISQQAYYALRGGLTSEFYRLPNLRQGTILVRYAQEGRRAERDLESLYLTTPDGRQVQLKSVASVRRTVAPTAIEHDGLRRVIGVTGYYRIGHLPSMDVVMELVAKTYGGDPKLGIEPVNFPPGYGLEMRGDMTQMMDSFRRMLTGLGLALIFMYLVLVMQFRGFVQPAQMLASLPLELSGVFIALWLAQQAFSTVSILGIIVLTGMDITTAVLLIDMIARYRDRGVPRDEAVARACPQRLRPILMTAGIALVVLLPIAIAPRTGLDAYQPLATAVVGGLIVGTALSLFDIPIMHTYVDDLIGWIHRTFLGREWRWPVTEAPEEAGEGRRDEGPAAR is encoded by the coding sequence ATGAGCGCCGATCGAAGGGCCGGGACGGGCGGCTCCGCCCCGGAGCATGGCGGGCGAGGCCTGAACGCCCTGCACATGATCCACCGCTGGAGCATCGACCACCCCTACGTGATCATCGCCTTCTACGTAGCAATGGTCGCGATGGCCTGGCTCGCCGTGACGCGTGCGATGCCGCGCCGCTTCATGCCCTACGTTGAGAGCCCGATGCTGGGGGTCGTTACGATGATGCCCGGCCTCTCCGCGCAGGAGATGGAGATCTACGTCAGCAAGCCGATCGAGGAGCAGCTCGTCAACATCCAGGGTATGCGCTTCATCCGCTCCACCTCCCAGGACGGCTTCTCCATCGTGACGCTGGAGTTCGACTACGGGCACAACATGCGGCGCGCGCTCTTCGACGTGCAGGCGCTCATGAACGTCGTGCAGGCCAGCCTGCCGGCGACGGGAGCCAACCTGAAGCCCTCGTGGGTCGTCCCGATCGACCCGCTGAACCTGCCGGTCCTCTCACTCAGCCTGCGCGGTGACCCCGCGCGCGGCTGGGACATGGCCCGCGTGCGCGAGGTCGCCGACAACGCGGTAGTCAACCGCCTCAAGCGCGTGCCCGACGTCTACTCCGTGGTGCCCTTCGGGGGCTACCGCCGCCAGCTTCAGGTCGTCGTCGACCGCAACAAGCTGGCCGCCTACCGGCTGTCCATTCTCGACGTGCGCGACGCCATCGACCGCTACAACGTGAGCCGGCCCGCCGGCAACCTGACCTCGGGAGGTTCAGAGGCGATCGTGCGCGTTGACACCCTGGCGCTCTCCGCGCGCGACGTGCTCAACTACCCGATCGCCGGCTTCACGCCGGGCCAGGCGACGCTCGCGGCTCCCGCCCCCGCCGCGCCAGAGGCGATGGGCGCGATGGGCGGAGGCTCGCCGCCCAGCGCCGCCGCCCCCGCCGCCCCCACGGCGGCGCCGGGCGACGTCTCGCCGCGCATCGTCTACGTCCGCGACGTGGCGAAGGTGATCGACGCCTACTGGGAGCGGCGCAGCGGCTATCACTACCTCAAGCACGACCCGGGCACCGCCGGGGAGGTGATCCCGTCGGTCCAGGTGTCGATCATCCAGAACCCCGACGCCAGCTCCGCGCGGGTCGTGCCGGCCGTCATGGAGGAGCTGCGGGGGATCGAGACGAACAACCCCGGCCTGAGCTTCGAGGTGGCCTACGACAACGCGCGGTTCGTGAACGTGCTCTTCCGCAACGTGTGGGATGAGCTGCTCGTGGCGGTGCTCCTCACGGGCCTCGCCGTCCTCCTCTTCCTGGGCGAGTGGCGCGGCACCCTCATCGCCATGATAACCCTTCCCACCTCGCTGGCGATGGCCGTCCTCCTGATGCTGCCGTTCGGCATGACCTTCAACAGCGGCACGCTGATCGGCCTGCTGCTCTCCATCGGCCGGCTCGTGGACGACTCCATCATTGACATCCACGCCGTGGAGCGGCACCTGCGCATGGGCAAGAGCGCCAGGGACGCCACGATCGACGGCATCGCGGAGGTGCGCCTGGCGGTCATCGCCACCACCGTGATGATGGTCCTGGCCCTGACGCCGTTGCTGTTCACGGGCGGCATCACGGAGATGATGTTCCGCGAGCTGGTCTGGCCGCTCATATTCGGGCTGCTGGCCTCCATGCTCGTCTCGTTCACGCTCACCGCGTTGCTCTGCGCCAACCTCCTGCGCCCCGAGTCCGCTCGCGACGCCGACCGTCGCCGCCCCGTCCTCCGCTGGCTCTACGTGGTGCTCGACCCGTTCCAGCGCGGACTCGATCGGCTGGAGACCGGCTACGCCCACGCGATCCGGTGGATGCTCAAGCACCGGTTCGCCAACCTGGTTCGCATCTCCGCCACGGTGGTCCTGGGCTTCACGTTCTACTACTTCATCGGCTCCGAGATGATGCCACTGGCCGATGTGGGCCAGGCGAGTGGGCTCCTGGAGATGCAGCCCGGCACCTCCTACGCCGGAACGGAGCGCGCCGTTCGCCGGCTCGAGCAGATCATGCTCAAGCACCCGGAGCTTGAAAAGGCCAGCATCGAGATCGGCGCCGAGTCCATGTTCGAGAGCTGGAGCCCCTACTACACCGGCTACCAGATGCCCCAGGTGAACGCGGCCGCCATGATGCTCACCTTCAGCGACAAGGACGAGCGGCGCCGCACGATCTGGGAGGTGATGGACGCCGTGCAGGCCGAGGCGCTGCGCACGATCCCGGGCATCCGGCGGCTCCAGATCAAGGAGATGGGCTCCGACGTGATGGCGACGGCGGCCGCGCCAATCCACGTCAACGTCTACGGCCCGGACCTGGCCACGCTCGATCGCATCGGAGGCCAGGTGCTCGCGGTTGCCCGGAGGATGCCCGACCTGTTCCAGCCCGCCCGCACCTGGGCGATGGGCCTGCCAGACTACCAGATCGACGTGGACCCGGCGCGCGCGCAGGGGCTCGGTCTCTCGCCGGAGAGCATCAGCCAGCAGGCCTACTACGCCCTGCGCGGCGGCCTGACGAGCGAGTTCTACCGCCTGCCGAACCTTCGGCAGGGCACCATCCTGGTGCGCTACGCACAGGAGGGACGGCGCGCCGAGAGGGACCTCGAGAGCCTCTACCTGACGACGCCGGACGGGCGGCAGGTGCAGCTCAAATCGGTGGCGAGCGTGCGGCGCACGGTGGCGCCAACGGCCATCGAGCACGATGGGCTGCGACGCGTGATCGGCGTGACCGGCTACTACCGCATCGGTCACCTTCCGTCGATGGACGTCGTGATGGAGCTGGTGGCCAAGACCTATGGAGGTGACCCGAAGCTGGGCATCGAGCCCGTCAACTTCCCGCCGGGCTACGGCCTGGAGATGCGCGGCGACATGACGCAGATGATGGACAGCTTCCGGCGCATGCTCACCGGCCTGGGCCTGGCGTTAATCTTCATGTACCTGGTGCTGGTGATGCAGTTCCGGGGCTTCGTGCAGCCCGCGCAGATGCTCGCCTCGCTCCCCCTGGAGCTCTCGGGCGTCTTCATCGCGCTCTGGCTCGCCCAGCAGGCGTTCTCCACCGTGAGCATCCTGGGCATCATCGTGCTGACTGGAATGGACATCACAACGGCCGTGCTGCTCATCGACATGATCGCCCGCTACCGCGACCGGGGCGTGCCGCGCGACGAGGCCGTGGCGCGCGCATGCCCGCAGCGGCTCCGCCCGATCCTGATGACCGCCGGCATCGCGCTCGTCGTGCTCCTACCGATCGCCATTGCGCCCAGGACCGGACTGGACGCCTACCAGCCGCTCGCAACGGCGGTGGTCGGAGGGCTGATCGTTGGGACCGCGCTGAGCCTGTTCGACATCCCGATCATGCACACGTACGTCGACGACCTCATCGGCTGGATCCACCGTACCTTCCTGGGGCGCGAGTGGCGCTGGCCGGTGACGGAGGCGCCCGAAGAGGCGGGCGAGGGGCGCCGAGACGAGGGTCCCGCCGCGCGCTGA
- a CDS encoding PEP-CTERM sorting domain-containing protein — protein sequence MLRRLSLASGLVLAAVLVAGAAHAQFVIGSFDGTRSDRPFTGSDYSNLMTRLTNPANFGLGGIVGETVTAAAPVSTVTAASLVGVDLFFLTEVRSGLSAPEIGALADFVTAGGCLVLVTDSGAGASDAVGQMLSHFDGGSVSGFGGTTGATAGLIVGSSTATAGPFGTLGLGDDFAVSPHTPITPGGLTTVLGTSSGSNILAEIAPGALGAGAGGVLADTDVSFMNFFIPPATLYSNENNATLILNFIGNQIGAATPVVPEPSSLALLGTGAAVLLGFARARRPKRRA from the coding sequence ATGCTGCGACGCTTGTCTCTGGCATCCGGGCTCGTCCTGGCCGCCGTTCTGGTGGCCGGCGCGGCCCATGCCCAGTTCGTCATCGGATCGTTCGACGGGACGCGGTCCGATCGGCCGTTCACGGGCTCTGACTACAGCAATCTGATGACCCGCCTGACCAATCCCGCCAACTTCGGCCTCGGCGGCATCGTGGGCGAGACCGTCACGGCCGCCGCTCCCGTCAGCACGGTCACCGCCGCCAGCCTGGTCGGCGTCGACCTGTTCTTCCTGACCGAGGTCCGCAGCGGGCTGTCGGCGCCCGAGATCGGTGCGCTGGCGGACTTCGTCACCGCTGGCGGCTGCCTGGTGCTCGTGACCGACAGCGGCGCCGGCGCGAGCGACGCCGTTGGCCAGATGCTCTCCCACTTCGACGGCGGCAGCGTGAGCGGCTTCGGGGGCACCACCGGCGCGACGGCCGGCCTCATCGTCGGCTCCTCGACGGCGACCGCCGGGCCGTTCGGCACGCTCGGGCTCGGCGACGACTTCGCGGTGTCGCCCCACACGCCGATCACGCCGGGCGGCCTGACGACGGTGCTCGGCACGAGCAGTGGCAGCAACATCCTTGCCGAGATCGCTCCGGGCGCGCTCGGAGCCGGCGCGGGCGGCGTGCTCGCCGACACCGACGTGAGCTTCATGAACTTCTTCATCCCGCCGGCGACGCTCTACAGCAATGAGAACAACGCGACCCTGATCCTGAACTTCATCGGCAACCAGATCGGGGCAGCCACGCCCGTGGTGCCGGAGCCCTCCAGCCTGGCGCTGCTCGGGACGGGCGCGGCGGTTCTCCTCGGCTTCGCGCGGGCGCGCCGGCCGAAGCGGCGCGCCTGA
- a CDS encoding DUF1003 domain-containing protein, which produces MAEPSRGPGPAGLYRHDHPPVSNLAETIEERKRLGDRVADRATALVGSWPFIIVQTAILLLWIAVNAWLALHPETLKAWDPYPFILLNLALSFQAAYTGPVVLMSQNREARHDRMAAQNDYEMNRKAEEEIRVLMDHLVHQDRLIEDLARAVRSLLEEREARAAD; this is translated from the coding sequence ATGGCTGAGCCGTCACGCGGGCCGGGCCCGGCCGGGCTATACCGGCACGATCACCCGCCCGTTAGCAACCTGGCCGAGACCATCGAGGAGCGCAAACGCCTGGGCGATCGCGTGGCGGATCGCGCCACGGCCCTCGTGGGAAGCTGGCCGTTCATCATCGTTCAGACCGCGATCCTCCTTCTCTGGATCGCGGTGAACGCCTGGCTTGCGCTCCATCCCGAGACGCTCAAGGCATGGGATCCGTACCCGTTTATCCTGCTGAACCTCGCCCTCAGTTTCCAGGCCGCCTACACCGGGCCGGTGGTGCTGATGAGCCAGAACCGCGAGGCGCGGCACGACCGGATGGCGGCGCAGAACGACTACGAGATGAACCGCAAGGCCGAGGAGGAGATTCGTGTCCTGATGGACCACCTCGTGCATCAGGACCGCCTGATCGAGGACCTGGCGCGCGCGGTACGGTCTCTGCTCGAGGAGCGCGAGGCGCGCGCGGCCGACTGA